One part of the candidate division KSB1 bacterium genome encodes these proteins:
- a CDS encoding thiamine pyrophosphate-dependent enzyme, with translation MATIKELAQRGDKLSPGHRACAGCVPIIAFHQVLRSVQGHVVCGCATGCMEVVTTIFPYTAWKVPFIHNAFENVAATISGVEAAYRALKRQGRVEKDIKFVAFGGDGGTYDIGLQSLSGALERGHNFLYVCYDNEAYMNTGIQRSSATPFAADTKTAPAGKVHKGKRQFPKNLTEIVIAHDVPYAAQASVSHWKDLNRKVERALAVEGPTFINILAPCPPGWRFPQEMGVEMARLAVETCFWPLYEYDHGVRILNYRPKEKKPLSEWTKHQGRFRHLHRAENAHLLEAAQAEVDRRWEQLVRLCEQAARQQ, from the coding sequence GGGATAAGTTGTCGCCTGGGCACCGAGCGTGCGCAGGGTGCGTCCCGATCATTGCTTTTCATCAGGTACTGCGCTCCGTGCAGGGGCATGTGGTGTGTGGTTGTGCTACCGGATGCATGGAAGTGGTCACCACCATCTTTCCTTACACGGCGTGGAAGGTGCCATTCATCCACAACGCGTTCGAAAACGTCGCAGCGACCATTAGCGGCGTGGAAGCCGCCTACCGAGCACTGAAGCGGCAGGGTCGGGTGGAGAAGGATATCAAGTTTGTAGCTTTTGGGGGAGATGGCGGCACCTATGACATCGGCTTACAGTCGCTTTCCGGCGCCCTGGAACGAGGACACAACTTCCTCTACGTCTGTTACGACAACGAAGCCTATATGAACACCGGGATCCAACGTTCCAGTGCCACCCCTTTTGCCGCCGATACCAAGACGGCTCCGGCCGGCAAGGTGCACAAAGGCAAAAGGCAATTCCCCAAGAATCTGACTGAGATCGTCATCGCGCATGATGTCCCTTATGCGGCGCAGGCGAGTGTAAGCCATTGGAAGGACTTGAACCGCAAGGTGGAGCGGGCGCTGGCGGTGGAGGGTCCCACCTTCATCAACATCCTTGCGCCGTGCCCCCCAGGCTGGCGTTTCCCCCAGGAAATGGGTGTCGAGATGGCGCGCCTTGCGGTGGAGACCTGTTTCTGGCCTCTCTACGAGTACGACCACGGCGTACGCATCTTGAACTACCGACCAAAGGAAAAGAAGCCGCTGAGTGAATGGACCAAGCACCAAGGGCGGTTTCGTCATTTGCACCGGGCGGAAAATGCCCACCTGCTGGAGGCGGCCCAGGCAGAAGTGGACCGGAGGTGGGAGCAGCTGGTGCGTCTGTGCGAGCAGGCTGCCCGTCAGCAGTGA
- the pgsA gene encoding CDP-diacylglycerol--glycerol-3-phosphate 3-phosphatidyltransferase, with translation MTLANGLTLLRIALTPVFVVLVMGEDLLSVYAGCLIFVVASLTDLYDGYVARRFGAVSTWGKFLDPLADKILITAALICLAIQGYVAVWMVVVIAVRDAVITGLRSYAMWKRQPVVTMGLARMKTAAQALAVYVVMGYMLAERTFGGKPWASRPLESIHRWGLVDKLMFFVTCLTVITGVLYLIDNRSHVRQVAAALVRALIPRGARV, from the coding sequence ATGACGCTTGCCAATGGCTTGACCCTGTTGCGCATTGCGCTCACGCCGGTGTTCGTGGTCCTGGTCATGGGCGAGGACCTTCTCAGCGTCTACGCGGGGTGTCTGATTTTTGTGGTGGCGTCGCTCACTGACCTGTATGATGGCTATGTGGCCCGCCGGTTTGGGGCCGTGAGCACCTGGGGCAAATTCCTAGACCCGTTGGCAGACAAGATCTTGATCACCGCCGCACTTATCTGTCTGGCGATACAGGGATACGTGGCAGTGTGGATGGTGGTGGTCATTGCCGTGCGCGATGCGGTGATCACCGGCTTGCGCTCGTATGCCATGTGGAAGCGGCAGCCGGTGGTGACCATGGGTCTGGCGCGCATGAAGACGGCCGCGCAGGCCTTGGCCGTGTACGTGGTGATGGGGTACATGTTGGCAGAGCGGACCTTCGGTGGGAAACCGTGGGCAAGCCGGCCCCTGGAGAGCATCCACCGCTGGGGCCTCGTGGACAAGCTGATGTTCTTTGTCACCTGCCTGACGGTGATCACCGGCGTGCTCTACTTGATCGACAACCGGTCCCATGTACGGCAGGTGGCGGCTGCATTGGTGCGCGCGCTCATCCCGCGGGGGGCGCGCGTATGA
- a CDS encoding phosphatidylglycerophosphatase A — protein sequence MSPLTKLCATGLYTGFSPVAPGTAGSFLALVLAFVLPRPGLLGWAAVLAVLIPLGIAAASRAERVYGHDASQINIDEVVGMLVALSGVPRTPAAFAAAFVLFRLLDVVKPFPVDELQELPAGWGVMADDLMAGLYTCLGLHVVLKIIS from the coding sequence ATGAGCCCGCTAACTAAGCTTTGCGCCACCGGGCTGTACACGGGATTCTCGCCGGTGGCGCCCGGGACGGCCGGCAGTTTCTTGGCCCTGGTGCTCGCGTTCGTGCTCCCGCGCCCTGGCCTGCTGGGCTGGGCAGCGGTTTTGGCGGTGCTGATCCCCCTTGGCATCGCGGCCGCCTCGCGCGCAGAACGCGTGTACGGCCACGATGCCTCGCAGATCAACATTGACGAAGTGGTGGGCATGCTCGTTGCCCTGTCCGGAGTGCCCAGGACGCCAGCTGCTTTCGCCGCGGCTTTTGTGCTGTTTCGACTTCTCGATGTGGTCAAGCCCTTCCCTGTGGACGAGCTCCAAGAATTGCCGGCTGGATGGGGGGTGATGGCCGATGATTTGATGGCCGGCCTGTACACGTGCCTGGGACTGCATGTGGTGCTGAAGATAATCTCCTGA